One Acidobacteriota bacterium genomic window carries:
- a CDS encoding TonB-dependent receptor → MRTSTIIAALCLLLDCTASIAAQTANTAGRVLIGAVVNARNEIVRGVTVTITTSAGDKTAVTDDAGNFSLTVPRENLIVRVSGKNIAANETTVNASEDRLRLEIEYVIPQIHDSLVITAAQLDPTVDRRNETIYRDTLFSRDDQVFHTLDAGINAGQHEGGGKSLEIRRFGFNLDHGGVNGGLKVLVDNVQQNQGTQGHGQGYLGQLKALTPELVQDVEIVNGPFSAEYGDFSGLGVVHIRLKEALDDQLIARLSGGSFDTVRSFLGYSPKLKTGAALLAYELSRSDGPFKNPLRYKRDNVTGNYIRNLGETHKLGFKFNLGRNDFYSSGQLPLDLVNTGALDRFGFIDPDNGGRVHTGVGSVYYRQEDSQGAVFKVDGFVSRSLFDLYSNFTFYQVDPQHGDEIQQHDSRLQEGANAQYLRPYTVFGQHALLIAGANYHDNQINVGLYPSIGRAPNRKFITADNRANGEILQTSALARVTNTAGYVQQGLDLFHGHVHVEGGLRYDYFRFRVNDQIDPAASGVQSAARLQPKFNLSVTPSDRLPLTLYFNYGRGIASQDARGVVERPDRPKLSTTDFYQVGTAHHFDFHGVNRFSLSTDLFWLDRSNEQVYIPDDGSFEFKGPTRAYGFEVKTALKLTRFVSFNAGVTSVANVFYRDYFFAEDDPAPGQRKYVDSAPRLVANAALTLTGWRGFSGSLRYRHTSNYRLDPVDPGLRAAGLDVVDFGLNKRLNRRLEFNLAIDNLTDKRYFETQNYFASRVSPNADEVERIHATPGYPRTFSVGLTFRLGAKD, encoded by the coding sequence ATGCGCACCTCGACGATCATCGCGGCCCTTTGCCTTTTGCTGGATTGCACTGCGAGCATTGCGGCGCAAACCGCCAACACGGCGGGCCGCGTGCTCATCGGCGCCGTCGTCAACGCCCGCAATGAAATCGTGCGCGGCGTCACCGTCACCATCACGACTTCCGCAGGCGACAAAACCGCCGTCACTGATGACGCAGGCAATTTCAGTCTGACCGTGCCGCGCGAAAACCTGATCGTGCGCGTCAGCGGCAAAAACATCGCCGCCAACGAAACCACCGTCAACGCCAGCGAAGACAGGCTGCGCTTGGAGATCGAATACGTCATCCCGCAAATCCACGACAGTCTGGTCATCACGGCGGCGCAACTCGATCCAACGGTTGACCGGCGCAACGAAACTATTTACCGCGATACGCTGTTTAGCCGCGACGATCAGGTCTTTCATACGCTGGACGCAGGCATCAACGCCGGGCAGCACGAAGGCGGAGGCAAGTCGCTCGAAATCCGCCGCTTCGGTTTCAACCTGGATCACGGGGGCGTCAATGGCGGGCTGAAAGTGCTGGTGGACAACGTCCAGCAAAACCAGGGCACGCAAGGCCACGGGCAGGGTTACTTGGGCCAGTTGAAAGCGCTGACGCCGGAGTTGGTGCAGGACGTGGAGATCGTCAATGGGCCGTTCAGCGCCGAATACGGCGATTTTTCAGGCTTGGGCGTCGTGCATATTCGGCTGAAAGAAGCGCTCGATGATCAATTGATTGCGCGCTTGTCTGGCGGCTCGTTCGACACAGTCCGCTCGTTTCTGGGCTACAGCCCGAAGCTGAAAACGGGCGCGGCGTTGCTGGCGTATGAGTTGTCGCGTTCGGATGGGCCGTTCAAAAATCCGTTGCGTTACAAACGCGACAACGTGACGGGCAATTACATTCGCAACCTGGGCGAGACGCACAAGCTGGGCTTCAAATTCAATCTGGGCCGCAATGACTTTTATTCCTCGGGCCAGCTTCCGCTCGATCTGGTCAACACGGGCGCGCTGGATCGCTTCGGCTTTATTGACCCGGACAACGGCGGGCGCGTGCATACGGGCGTTGGCAGTGTGTATTACCGGCAAGAAGATAGTCAGGGCGCGGTCTTCAAAGTGGATGGATTTGTCTCGCGCTCGCTCTTTGATCTGTATTCCAACTTCACCTTCTATCAAGTTGATCCGCAGCATGGCGATGAGATTCAACAGCACGATTCGCGCTTGCAGGAAGGGGCGAATGCACAGTATCTGCGGCCTTACACCGTGTTCGGCCAGCACGCCCTGCTGATTGCGGGCGCGAATTACCACGACAATCAAATCAATGTCGGCTTGTATCCATCCATCGGCCGCGCGCCGAATCGTAAGTTCATTACGGCGGACAATCGCGCGAATGGCGAAATCCTACAGACCAGCGCGCTCGCCCGCGTCACCAATACGGCGGGTTACGTCCAGCAAGGGCTTGATCTCTTTCACGGGCACGTGCACGTCGAAGGCGGCTTGCGTTACGACTACTTCCGCTTTCGCGTGAACGATCAGATTGATCCGGCGGCTTCGGGTGTGCAGTCTGCGGCACGCTTGCAGCCAAAATTCAATCTGTCGGTGACGCCCAGCGACCGCCTGCCGCTAACGCTCTATTTCAACTACGGGCGCGGCATCGCCAGCCAGGACGCGCGCGGTGTGGTCGAGCGGCCCGACCGCCCGAAGCTTTCAACAACTGACTTTTACCAAGTCGGCACGGCGCATCATTTTGATTTTCACGGGGTCAACCGCTTCTCGCTCAGCACCGATTTGTTTTGGCTGGATCGCTCGAATGAACAGGTCTACATCCCCGATGACGGCAGCTTTGAATTCAAAGGGCCGACGCGCGCGTATGGGTTCGAGGTCAAAACAGCGTTGAAGCTGACGCGCTTCGTCAGCTTCAACGCGGGTGTGACCAGCGTGGCGAATGTGTTTTATCGCGACTACTTTTTTGCCGAAGACGACCCCGCACCGGGCCAGCGTAAGTACGTGGACAGCGCGCCGCGCCTGGTCGCCAATGCGGCGTTGACGTTGACAGGCTGGCGCGGGTTCAGCGGCTCGCTGCGCTATCGGCACACCAGCAATTACCGGCTCGATCCGGTTGATCCCGGCCTGCGCGCGGCGGGGTTGGACGTAGTGGATTTTGGTCTGAACAAGCGGCTGAATCGGCGGCTGGAATTCAATCTGGCAATAGACAATCTAACTGACAAACGTTACTTCGAGACGCAGAATTATTTTGCCTCGCGCGTCTCGCCGAACGCGGATGAGGTCGAACGCATCCACGCGACGCCGGGTTACCCGCGCACGTTTAGCGTGGGGTTGACGTTCCGGTTGGGGGCAAAGGACTAA
- a CDS encoding M1 family metallopeptidase, translated as MRIFRFTWLSLLVLVSLTAAQNPAPRTPSRADLLRGEYSAWRANNDLLSYDLDIRVDPDKKFISGKNTIRFRMLKPDTRIQLDLFANLNVDKILHGATELKYTRELGTVWVDFPAPPKQGSVQAIEFYYSGNPQETGRFGGISFRKDPAGRPWITTACEGIGASIWWPNKDQQQDEVESMQMHIAVPNALTDVSNGRFVGKKDLGDGYTRWDWNVSYPINNYNVSLNIGQYEHFSDKLGGLTLDFYCLPENLEKAQRQFAQAKPMIVAFEKYFGPYPFKRDGYKLIEVPYSGMEHQSAVTYGNRFANGYLERDWTGVGVSLKFDFIIIHESAHEWFGNSITAADVSDQWIHEGWATYAECVYVEALFGKEDALKYTNGYKTKVRNQQPIIPPHGINATPGQDQYFKGALFLNTLRSVIIDKDGDDARWWKALRAYCERFKYRNIMTEDLVRFFNAQTGQNLTPIFDQYLRQAALPVLELRFALGSVDYRWKAETKGFAMPIKVGRRGQWQTIKPTAEWQTMKTDLGKDAFGVATDLYYVEVSKS; from the coding sequence ATGCGCATATTTCGTTTCACCTGGCTCTCTTTGCTCGTCCTGGTCAGCTTGACCGCGGCCCAAAACCCCGCGCCCAGAACGCCGTCCCGCGCCGACCTCCTGCGCGGTGAATACAGCGCGTGGCGGGCGAATAACGATCTGCTTTCCTACGACCTCGACATTCGCGTAGACCCCGACAAGAAATTCATCAGCGGCAAGAATACGATTCGCTTCCGCATGCTCAAGCCGGACACGCGCATCCAGCTCGACCTGTTCGCCAATCTCAACGTAGACAAAATTCTGCACGGCGCGACCGAATTGAAATACACACGCGAGTTGGGCACGGTCTGGGTGGATTTCCCCGCGCCGCCCAAACAAGGCTCGGTGCAAGCCATCGAGTTTTACTATTCGGGCAATCCGCAAGAGACGGGGCGTTTCGGCGGCATCAGCTTTCGCAAAGACCCGGCGGGGCGTCCGTGGATCACGACCGCGTGCGAGGGCATCGGCGCAAGCATCTGGTGGCCGAACAAAGATCAGCAACAAGACGAAGTCGAAAGCATGCAAATGCACATCGCCGTGCCCAACGCGTTAACCGATGTGTCGAACGGGCGCTTCGTTGGCAAAAAAGATTTGGGCGATGGTTACACGCGCTGGGATTGGAACGTCAGCTATCCGATCAACAATTACAACGTCTCGCTCAACATCGGCCAGTACGAACATTTCAGCGACAAGCTGGGCGGCCTGACGCTGGATTTTTACTGCCTGCCCGAAAACCTGGAAAAAGCCCAGCGCCAGTTCGCCCAGGCCAAACCGATGATCGTGGCGTTTGAAAAGTATTTCGGCCCGTATCCCTTCAAACGCGACGGCTACAAATTGATCGAAGTGCCGTACTCCGGCATGGAGCATCAGAGCGCCGTGACGTATGGCAACCGCTTCGCCAACGGCTATCTCGAACGCGACTGGACGGGCGTGGGCGTCAGCCTGAAGTTCGATTTCATCATCATTCACGAGAGCGCGCACGAGTGGTTCGGCAACAGCATCACCGCCGCCGATGTTTCCGACCAATGGATTCACGAAGGCTGGGCGACTTACGCCGAATGCGTTTATGTAGAGGCCCTGTTCGGCAAAGAGGATGCGCTGAAATACACGAACGGCTATAAAACGAAGGTGCGCAATCAACAACCGATCATTCCGCCGCACGGCATCAACGCGACACCGGGGCAGGATCAGTATTTCAAGGGCGCGCTATTTTTGAATACGTTGCGCTCGGTCATCATTGATAAAGATGGTGACGATGCGCGTTGGTGGAAGGCCTTGCGCGCGTATTGCGAGCGGTTCAAATACCGCAACATCATGACCGAAGACCTCGTGCGGTTTTTCAACGCGCAGACGGGCCAGAACCTGACGCCGATTTTTGACCAGTACTTGCGGCAGGCGGCCTTGCCTGTGTTGGAACTGCGCTTTGCGCTGGGCAGCGTGGATTATCGCTGGAAGGCGGAGACGAAGGGTTTCGCCATGCCGATCAAAGTGGGACGGCGCGGGCAGTGGCAAACGATCAAACCAACAGCGGAATGGCAGACGATGAAGACGGATTTGGGGAAGGATGCGTTTGGGGTGGCGACGGATTTGTATTACGTCGAGGTCAGCAAGAGTTGA
- the katG gene encoding catalase/peroxidase HPI: MNKKLKMLLAACAVVALALVSTPEVSAQSDPLRNQFWWPEQLDLAPLRQQDAKANPLGEKFDYAKAFASLDLNAVKQDIKKVLTTSQPWWPADYGNYGPFFIRMAWHSAGTYRVADGRGGAGGGQQRFEPLNSWPDNANLDKARRLLWPVKQKYGQKLSWADLMVLTGNVALESMGFKTYGFAGGRADDWVPDLVYWGPEKKWLADERYSGDRKLANPLAAVQMGLIYVNPEGPNGNPDPLAAAKDIRETFGRMAMNDEETVALIAGGHTFGKAHGAYDPGKCVGPDPAAAGMEQQGFGWTNKCGKGNAGDTVTSGLEGAWSSKPVAWSSEYLKNLFAFDWVKTKSPAGATQWVPANGQAASAVPDAHDPSKRHAPIMFTTDLALKFDPSYQKIAKRFADNPEEYRLAFAKAWFKLTHRDLGPRSRYVGAEVPKEDLIWQDPLPRVGYKLVNATDVAALKAKILASGLTVPELVRTAWASAATFRGTDMRGGANGARLRLAPQKDWEVNNPAELTKVLARLEGIQKDFNRAAVGGKKVSLADLIVLGGSAAIEKAAKAAGHTVVVPFTPGRVDATEAQTDVLSFAPLEPVADGFRNYFNKGERLSPAVMLVERANLLTLSVPEMTVLVGGLRALNANAGQAQHGVFTDRPGTLSNDFFINLLDMSTKWSKSSTSEGIYEGVDRATGKVKWTATPVDLAFGSNSELRALSEFYAAADGKAKFVQDFVKAWAKVMTLDRFDLP; encoded by the coding sequence CCAGTTTTGGTGGCCTGAGCAACTTGACCTCGCACCGCTGCGGCAACAAGACGCTAAAGCCAACCCGCTGGGAGAAAAGTTCGACTACGCCAAGGCGTTTGCCAGCCTCGACCTGAACGCTGTCAAACAAGACATCAAGAAAGTCCTGACGACGTCGCAGCCTTGGTGGCCGGCTGATTACGGAAACTACGGCCCGTTCTTCATCCGCATGGCCTGGCACAGTGCCGGCACGTACCGTGTGGCTGATGGGCGCGGCGGCGCGGGCGGCGGTCAACAGCGCTTCGAGCCGCTCAACAGTTGGCCGGACAATGCGAACCTCGACAAGGCGCGGCGGCTGCTCTGGCCCGTCAAGCAGAAATACGGTCAGAAGCTTTCCTGGGCCGACCTGATGGTTTTGACTGGCAACGTCGCGCTTGAATCCATGGGGTTCAAGACCTACGGCTTTGCCGGTGGACGCGCGGACGACTGGGTACCGGATTTGGTTTACTGGGGGCCTGAGAAAAAATGGCTGGCCGATGAGCGCTACAGCGGAGACCGCAAACTCGCGAATCCGCTGGCCGCTGTGCAGATGGGTCTGATTTACGTGAACCCCGAAGGCCCGAACGGCAATCCTGACCCGCTGGCGGCCGCGAAGGACATCCGCGAAACCTTTGGCCGCATGGCAATGAATGACGAGGAAACGGTGGCGCTCATCGCCGGTGGTCACACCTTCGGCAAGGCGCACGGCGCTTACGATCCGGGCAAGTGCGTGGGGCCTGACCCCGCCGCCGCCGGTATGGAGCAGCAGGGATTCGGCTGGACGAACAAATGCGGCAAGGGCAATGCGGGCGACACGGTCACCAGCGGTCTGGAGGGCGCGTGGTCGTCCAAACCGGTTGCCTGGAGTTCGGAGTACCTCAAAAACCTCTTTGCCTTTGATTGGGTGAAGACCAAGAGTCCCGCCGGGGCGACTCAGTGGGTTCCCGCAAATGGGCAGGCAGCCAGCGCTGTGCCCGACGCGCACGACCCGTCAAAGCGGCATGCACCGATCATGTTCACGACCGACCTTGCGCTAAAATTCGATCCGAGCTACCAAAAGATTGCCAAGCGCTTCGCGGATAACCCGGAGGAATACAGGCTCGCGTTTGCCAAGGCGTGGTTCAAGCTCACGCACCGCGACTTAGGCCCGCGTTCCCGCTATGTCGGTGCGGAAGTTCCGAAAGAAGACCTGATTTGGCAAGACCCGCTCCCCCGCGTCGGCTATAAGCTGGTCAACGCGACAGATGTGGCGGCGCTGAAAGCCAAAATCCTCGCATCAGGCTTGACCGTCCCCGAACTGGTCAGAACCGCGTGGGCCTCGGCGGCCACGTTTCGCGGCACCGATATGCGCGGTGGCGCGAATGGCGCGCGCCTTCGCCTCGCGCCGCAGAAGGATTGGGAAGTCAACAATCCGGCGGAACTGACCAAGGTGCTGGCGCGTCTGGAAGGCATCCAGAAGGATTTCAACCGCGCGGCAGTCGGCGGGAAGAAAGTTTCGCTGGCCGACCTGATCGTGCTGGGTGGCAGTGCCGCCATCGAAAAGGCCGCAAAGGCCGCGGGCCACACGGTGGTGGTGCCCTTCACGCCGGGGCGCGTGGATGCAACGGAAGCACAAACCGACGTGCTGTCCTTCGCTCCGCTGGAGCCGGTGGCGGATGGTTTCCGCAATTACTTCAACAAAGGCGAGCGCCTGTCGCCTGCGGTGATGCTGGTCGAACGGGCGAATCTGCTGACGCTCTCCGTTCCTGAAATGACCGTGCTGGTCGGTGGTCTGCGTGCCTTGAATGCCAACGCTGGGCAGGCGCAACACGGAGTATTCACGGATCGCCCTGGCACCTTGAGCAATGACTTTTTCATCAACCTGCTCGACATGTCCACCAAGTGGAGCAAGTCTTCTACCTCCGAAGGGATTTACGAGGGAGTTGATCGCGCGACCGGCAAGGTCAAGTGGACGGCGACCCCGGTTGATCTGGCGTTCGGGTCGAACTCCGAACTGCGTGCCCTGTCGGAGTTCTATGCGGCGGCGGACGGAAAAGCGAAGTTCGTGCAGGACTTCGTGAAGGCGTGGGCCAAGGTGATGACCCTCGACCGCTTCGACTTGCCCTAA